One region of Anser cygnoides isolate HZ-2024a breed goose chromosome 22, Taihu_goose_T2T_genome, whole genome shotgun sequence genomic DNA includes:
- the LOC106047990 gene encoding inactive phospholipase C-like protein 2 isoform X3 → MAEGPRGAPPPGSPRPAVPLPNGPRSGGGGGGGSPGSGSGSSSREDSVERSPAPAAPRASIMKDGSRQRPMQKKKTVSFSTMPNDRKINSTAACISFMLEGCELKKVRSNSRMYSRFFVLDADMRSVRWEPSKKDSEKAKIEIKSVKEVRVGKKTPILRSNGLSDQFPDECAFSIIYGENYESLDLVASSADVVSAWVMGLRYLVSYGKHTPEAPGTGHPSLRTSWISSVFDLADLEKSGRIPVPRAVQLIKALNPGMKVSTIELKFKELQKAGERPGAEVACDLFVEAYCELCTRPEIFFLLVQFSSNKEYLGLKDLLMFLEVEQGMEGVTEEKCLEIVSKYEPSKEGREKGYLAIDGFTRYLLSSDCSIFDPQHRKVCQDMAQPLSHYYISSAHSACLLEDNFWGRSDISGYISALGLGCRSIELVLWDGPDGEPVVYTSPSGASCVPFRTVVGLIDQHAFTASAYPLILCLVVRCSAAQQRLAAQCLRKTLGEKLYLEPPDPAASYLPSPEQLKGRILIKGKKLPPGCEDSEGEVSDEEEGWELARRLGQEDREVAEGGGPRRARLSRELSELVSLCQAVPFQDFESSRRGQRYWEMCSFSEVEAGRFANECPAELVSYNKRFLSRVYPSPMRIDASNMNPQDFWKCGCQMVAMNYQTPGLMMDLNAGWFRQNGACGYVLRPAIMREEVSYFRANAKDSLPGVPAQLLHLKVISGQNLPKPKGSGAKGEVVEPYVCAEIHGIPADCAEHRTKTALQSGDNPVFDESLEFQINLPELAVLRFVVLDDDYIGDEFIAQYTIPFECLQPGYRHVPLQSLAGEPLPHATLFVHVAITDRRGGGKGHRRGLAGRRGRRVREYTSTKATGIKAIDEVFRTATQPLREATDLRENVQNALVSFKELCGLTPAANMKQCILTVAAWLLHSDSAPSVTLNLAEQYPAMEAQGPIPDLLRKVLTAYETMIQTSRTLIESADAVHSKLIQAQQAGMDFHKELHRIEAKEGLRGRKLQKALESFAWNITVLKGQADLLKHAKAEALDNLWQIHNAGQSCGIGRNGSASPEASRLRAPLEPIPEAEGGGDTASC, encoded by the exons gatGGCTCTCGGCAGCGACCCATGCAGAAGAAGAAGACAGTCTCGTTCAGCACCATGCCCAACGACCGGAAGATCAACAGCACGGCCGCCTGCATCTCCTTCATGCTGGAGGGCTGCGAGCTGAAGAAGGTGCGCTCCAACTCCCGCATGTACAGCCGCTTCTTCGTGCTGGACGCCGACATGCGCTCCGTGCGCTGGGAGCCCTCCAAGAAGGACTCGGAGAAGGCCAAGATTGAGATCAAGTCGGTGAAAGAGGTGCGGGTGGGCAAGAAGACCCCCATCCTGCGCAGCAACGGCCTCTCCGACCAGTTCCCCGACGAGTGCGCCTTCTCCATCATCTACGGAGAGAACTACGAGTCCCTGGACTTGGTGGCCAGCTCGGCCGACGTGGTGAGCGCCTGGGTGATGGGGCTCCGGTACCTGGTGTCCTACGGGAAGCACACGCCCGAGGCGCCGGGGACCGGCCACCCCAGCCTGCGGACCTCCTGGATCTCCTCCGTCTTTGACCTCGCCGACCTGGAGAAGTCCGGCCGCATCCCCGTGCCCCGGGCCGTGCAGCTCATCAAAGCGCTCAACCCGGGCATGAAGGTGTCCACCATCGAGCTCAAGttcaaggagctgcagaaagcCGGTGAGCGCCCCGGCGCCGAGGTGGCCTGCGACCTCTTCGTGGAGGCGTACTGCGAGCTCTGCACCCGCCCCGAGATCTTCTTCCTGCTGGTGCAGTTCTCCAGCAACAAGGAGTACCTGGGCCTCAAGGACCTGCTGATGTTCCTGGAGGTGGAGCAGGGCATGGAGGGGGTGACGGAGGAGAAGTGCCTGGAGATCGTCAGCAAGTACGAGCCCTCCAAGGAGGGCCGGGAGAAGGGCTACCTGGCCATCGACGGCTTCACCCGCTACCTGCTCTCCTCCGACTGCTCCATCTTCGACCCGCAGCACCGCAAGGTGTGCCAGGACATGGCGCAGCCCCTCTCGCACTACTACATCAGCTCTGCCCACAGCGCCTGCCTGCTGGAGGACAACTTCTGGGGCCGCTCGGACATCAGCGGCTACATCAGcgccctggggctgggctgccgCAGCATCGAGCTGGTGCTGTGGGACGGCCCCGACGGCGAGCCCGTGGTCTACACCAGCCCCTCGGGGGCCTCCTGCGTGCCCTTCCGCACCGTGGTGGGGCTGATCGACCAGCACGCCTTCACCGCCTCCGCCTACCCCCTCATCCTCTGCCTGGTGGTGCGCTGCTCGGCCGCCCAGCAGCGCCTGGCCGCCCAGTGCCTGCGCAAGACGCTGGGCGAGAAGCTCTACCTGGAGCCGCCCGACCCCGCCGCCTCCTACCTGCCCTCCCCGGAGCAGCTCAAGGGCCGCATCCTCATCAAGGGCAAGAAGCTGCCGCCCGGCTGCGAGGACAGCGAAGGGGAGGTGTCGGACGAGGAGGAAGGCTGGGAGCTGGCGCGGAGGCTGGGCCAGGAGGACCGGGAGGTGGCGGAGGGAGGGGGCCCGCGGCGAGCGCGGCTCAGCCGGGAGCTCTCGGAGCTGGTGAGCCTCTGCCAAGCCGTCCCCTTCCAGGACTTCGAGAGCTCGCGGCGCGGGCAGCGCTACTGGGAGATGTGCTCCTTCAGCGAGGTGGAGGCCGGCCGCTTCGCCAACGAGTGCCCGGCGGAGCTGGTGAGCTACAACAAGCGGTTCCTCTCCCGCGTCTACCCCAGCCCCATGCGCATCGACGCCAGCAACATGAACCCGCAGGACTTCTGGAAGTGCGGCTGCCAGATGGTGGCCATGAACTACCAGACGCCGGGGCTCATGATGGACCTGAACGCGGGCTGGTTCCGGCAGAACGGGGCTTGCGGCTACGTCCTGCGCCCCGCCATCATGCGGGAGGAGGTCTCCTACTTCAGGGCCAACGCCAAGGACTCATTGCCCGGGGTGCCCGCCCAGCTCCTGCACCTCAAGGTCATCAGCGGGCAGAACCTGCCCAAGCCCAAGGGCTCGGGGGCCAagggggaggtggtggagccCTACGTCTGCGCCGAGATCCACGGCATCCCGGCCGACTGCGCCGAGCACCGCACCAAGACGGCCCTGCAGAGCGGGGACAACCCCGTCTTCGACGAGAGCCTGGAGTTCCAGATCAACCTCCCCGAGCTGGCCGTGCTGCGCTTCGTCGTGCTGGACGACGACTACATCGGGGACGAGTTCATCGCCCAGTACACCATCCCCTTCGAGTGCCTGCAGCCCGGGTACCGCCACGTCCCCCTCCAGTCTCTGGCCGGGGAGCCCTTGCCCCACGCCACCCTCTTCGTGCACGTGGCCATCACCGACCGCCGCGGCGGGGGCAAGGGGCACCgccgggggctggcggggcgCCGGGGCCGCCGGGTGCGGGAGTACACCTCCACCAAGGCCACCGGCATCAAGGCCATCGATGAGGTCTTCCGGACGGCCACCCAGCCCCTGCGGGAGGCCACCGACCTGCGGGAGAACGTGCAG AACGCGTTGGTCTCCTTCAAGGAGCTGTGCGGCCTGACGCCCGCCGCCAACATGAAGCAGTGCATCCTGACGGTGGCGGCGTGGCTGCTGCACAGCGACAGCGCGCCCAGCGTCACCCTCAACCTGGCAGAGCAGTACCCCGCCATGGAGGCGCAGGGCCCCATCCCCGACCTGCTGCGCAAGGTCCTCACCGCCTACGAGACG ATGATCCAGACCAGCCGGACGCTGATCGAGTCCGCCGACGCGGTGCACAGCAAGCTCATCCAGGCGCAGCAGGCAG GCATGGACTTCCACAAGGAGCTGCACCGCATTGAGGCCAaggaggggctgcggggacggAAGCTGCAGAAGGCGCTGGAGAGCTTCGCCTGGAACATCACCGTCCTGAAG GGCCAGGCCGACCTCCTGAAGCACGCCAAGGCGGAGGCGCTGGACAACCTCTGGCAGATCCACAACGCCGGGCAGTCCTGCGGCATCGGCAGGAACGGCTCGGCCTCGCCCGAGGCCTCCCGGCTGCGCGCCCCGCTGGAGCCCATCCCCGAGGCAGAAGGAGGTGGCGACACGGCGTCCTGCTGA
- the HCRT gene encoding hypocretin neuropeptide precursor, translating to MRGKAWPVSELPATKGARLPETSPAAPAGIFGYAIVPGAGGRGGAAPIKPRCRVHSSGQLRSSVLAGHAPVPLGHLKTPGRMEVPNAKLQRAACLLLLLLLCSLAAARQNLPECCRQKTCSCRIYDLLHGMGNHAAGILTLGKRKSVPPAFQSRLYRLLHGSGNHAAGILTMGKRGEPPGTTCRDASGCAVGAGAQPAPALRGTDASPRECRGHAGKDATKSRGAAKSFY from the exons ATGAGGGGAAAGGCCTGGCCCGTCTCCGAGCTACCGGCAACAAAGGGTGCGCGTCTCCCAGAGaccagccccgctgctcccgCTGGTATTTTTGGCTATGCTATTgtgccgggggctgggggccgggggggggcagcccctaTAAAGCCCCGGTGTAGGGTGCACAGCTCAGGGCAGCTGCGCTCCTCGGTCCTGGCAGGACATGCCCCAGTGCCGCTCGGCCACCTGAAGACGCCGGGAAGGATGGAGGTGCCGAACGCCAAG CTCCAGAGAGCcgcctgcctcctgctcctgctcctgctctgctccctggccGCCGCCCGCCAGAACCTGCCCGAGTGCTGCCGGCAGAAAACCTGCTCGTGCCGCATCTACGACCTCCTGCACGGCATGGGCAACCACGCCGCCGGCATCCTCACGCTGGGCAAGAGGAAGAGCGTCCCGCCGGCCTTCCAGAGCCGCCTCTACCGCCTGCTGCACGGCTCCGGCAACCACGCCGCGGGCATCCTGACCATGGGCAAGcgcggggagccccccggcACCACCTGCCGCGACGCCTCAGGCTGCGCCGTGGGTGCTGGTGCTCAGCCAGCGCCGGCGCTGAGGGGCACCGACGCCAGCCCCAGGGAATGCCGGGGACACGCTGGGAAGGACGCAACCAAGAGCCGGGGAGCTGCGAAGAGCTTTTACTGA
- the LOC106047990 gene encoding inactive phospholipase C-like protein 2 isoform X2 has translation MGFPEKAGGVNLKVESAAVLGPGELRTSTGWCWSWPCAAMGLQRAASWGTESREAAVPASWLEDLFPAFFSRLEAEEFGGLDGSRQRPMQKKKTVSFSTMPNDRKINSTAACISFMLEGCELKKVRSNSRMYSRFFVLDADMRSVRWEPSKKDSEKAKIEIKSVKEVRVGKKTPILRSNGLSDQFPDECAFSIIYGENYESLDLVASSADVVSAWVMGLRYLVSYGKHTPEAPGTGHPSLRTSWISSVFDLADLEKSGRIPVPRAVQLIKALNPGMKVSTIELKFKELQKAGERPGAEVACDLFVEAYCELCTRPEIFFLLVQFSSNKEYLGLKDLLMFLEVEQGMEGVTEEKCLEIVSKYEPSKEGREKGYLAIDGFTRYLLSSDCSIFDPQHRKVCQDMAQPLSHYYISSAHSACLLEDNFWGRSDISGYISALGLGCRSIELVLWDGPDGEPVVYTSPSGASCVPFRTVVGLIDQHAFTASAYPLILCLVVRCSAAQQRLAAQCLRKTLGEKLYLEPPDPAASYLPSPEQLKGRILIKGKKLPPGCEDSEGEVSDEEEGWELARRLGQEDREVAEGGGPRRARLSRELSELVSLCQAVPFQDFESSRRGQRYWEMCSFSEVEAGRFANECPAELVSYNKRFLSRVYPSPMRIDASNMNPQDFWKCGCQMVAMNYQTPGLMMDLNAGWFRQNGACGYVLRPAIMREEVSYFRANAKDSLPGVPAQLLHLKVISGQNLPKPKGSGAKGEVVEPYVCAEIHGIPADCAEHRTKTALQSGDNPVFDESLEFQINLPELAVLRFVVLDDDYIGDEFIAQYTIPFECLQPGYRHVPLQSLAGEPLPHATLFVHVAITDRRGGGKGHRRGLAGRRGRRVREYTSTKATGIKAIDEVFRTATQPLREATDLRENVQNALVSFKELCGLTPAANMKQCILTVAAWLLHSDSAPSVTLNLAEQYPAMEAQGPIPDLLRKVLTAYETMIQTSRTLIESADAVHSKLIQAQQAGMDFHKELHRIEAKEGLRGRKLQKALESFAWNITVLKGQADLLKHAKAEALDNLWQIHNAGQSCGIGRNGSASPEASRLRAPLEPIPEAEGGGDTASC, from the exons gatGGCTCTCGGCAGCGACCCATGCAGAAGAAGAAGACAGTCTCGTTCAGCACCATGCCCAACGACCGGAAGATCAACAGCACGGCCGCCTGCATCTCCTTCATGCTGGAGGGCTGCGAGCTGAAGAAGGTGCGCTCCAACTCCCGCATGTACAGCCGCTTCTTCGTGCTGGACGCCGACATGCGCTCCGTGCGCTGGGAGCCCTCCAAGAAGGACTCGGAGAAGGCCAAGATTGAGATCAAGTCGGTGAAAGAGGTGCGGGTGGGCAAGAAGACCCCCATCCTGCGCAGCAACGGCCTCTCCGACCAGTTCCCCGACGAGTGCGCCTTCTCCATCATCTACGGAGAGAACTACGAGTCCCTGGACTTGGTGGCCAGCTCGGCCGACGTGGTGAGCGCCTGGGTGATGGGGCTCCGGTACCTGGTGTCCTACGGGAAGCACACGCCCGAGGCGCCGGGGACCGGCCACCCCAGCCTGCGGACCTCCTGGATCTCCTCCGTCTTTGACCTCGCCGACCTGGAGAAGTCCGGCCGCATCCCCGTGCCCCGGGCCGTGCAGCTCATCAAAGCGCTCAACCCGGGCATGAAGGTGTCCACCATCGAGCTCAAGttcaaggagctgcagaaagcCGGTGAGCGCCCCGGCGCCGAGGTGGCCTGCGACCTCTTCGTGGAGGCGTACTGCGAGCTCTGCACCCGCCCCGAGATCTTCTTCCTGCTGGTGCAGTTCTCCAGCAACAAGGAGTACCTGGGCCTCAAGGACCTGCTGATGTTCCTGGAGGTGGAGCAGGGCATGGAGGGGGTGACGGAGGAGAAGTGCCTGGAGATCGTCAGCAAGTACGAGCCCTCCAAGGAGGGCCGGGAGAAGGGCTACCTGGCCATCGACGGCTTCACCCGCTACCTGCTCTCCTCCGACTGCTCCATCTTCGACCCGCAGCACCGCAAGGTGTGCCAGGACATGGCGCAGCCCCTCTCGCACTACTACATCAGCTCTGCCCACAGCGCCTGCCTGCTGGAGGACAACTTCTGGGGCCGCTCGGACATCAGCGGCTACATCAGcgccctggggctgggctgccgCAGCATCGAGCTGGTGCTGTGGGACGGCCCCGACGGCGAGCCCGTGGTCTACACCAGCCCCTCGGGGGCCTCCTGCGTGCCCTTCCGCACCGTGGTGGGGCTGATCGACCAGCACGCCTTCACCGCCTCCGCCTACCCCCTCATCCTCTGCCTGGTGGTGCGCTGCTCGGCCGCCCAGCAGCGCCTGGCCGCCCAGTGCCTGCGCAAGACGCTGGGCGAGAAGCTCTACCTGGAGCCGCCCGACCCCGCCGCCTCCTACCTGCCCTCCCCGGAGCAGCTCAAGGGCCGCATCCTCATCAAGGGCAAGAAGCTGCCGCCCGGCTGCGAGGACAGCGAAGGGGAGGTGTCGGACGAGGAGGAAGGCTGGGAGCTGGCGCGGAGGCTGGGCCAGGAGGACCGGGAGGTGGCGGAGGGAGGGGGCCCGCGGCGAGCGCGGCTCAGCCGGGAGCTCTCGGAGCTGGTGAGCCTCTGCCAAGCCGTCCCCTTCCAGGACTTCGAGAGCTCGCGGCGCGGGCAGCGCTACTGGGAGATGTGCTCCTTCAGCGAGGTGGAGGCCGGCCGCTTCGCCAACGAGTGCCCGGCGGAGCTGGTGAGCTACAACAAGCGGTTCCTCTCCCGCGTCTACCCCAGCCCCATGCGCATCGACGCCAGCAACATGAACCCGCAGGACTTCTGGAAGTGCGGCTGCCAGATGGTGGCCATGAACTACCAGACGCCGGGGCTCATGATGGACCTGAACGCGGGCTGGTTCCGGCAGAACGGGGCTTGCGGCTACGTCCTGCGCCCCGCCATCATGCGGGAGGAGGTCTCCTACTTCAGGGCCAACGCCAAGGACTCATTGCCCGGGGTGCCCGCCCAGCTCCTGCACCTCAAGGTCATCAGCGGGCAGAACCTGCCCAAGCCCAAGGGCTCGGGGGCCAagggggaggtggtggagccCTACGTCTGCGCCGAGATCCACGGCATCCCGGCCGACTGCGCCGAGCACCGCACCAAGACGGCCCTGCAGAGCGGGGACAACCCCGTCTTCGACGAGAGCCTGGAGTTCCAGATCAACCTCCCCGAGCTGGCCGTGCTGCGCTTCGTCGTGCTGGACGACGACTACATCGGGGACGAGTTCATCGCCCAGTACACCATCCCCTTCGAGTGCCTGCAGCCCGGGTACCGCCACGTCCCCCTCCAGTCTCTGGCCGGGGAGCCCTTGCCCCACGCCACCCTCTTCGTGCACGTGGCCATCACCGACCGCCGCGGCGGGGGCAAGGGGCACCgccgggggctggcggggcgCCGGGGCCGCCGGGTGCGGGAGTACACCTCCACCAAGGCCACCGGCATCAAGGCCATCGATGAGGTCTTCCGGACGGCCACCCAGCCCCTGCGGGAGGCCACCGACCTGCGGGAGAACGTGCAG AACGCGTTGGTCTCCTTCAAGGAGCTGTGCGGCCTGACGCCCGCCGCCAACATGAAGCAGTGCATCCTGACGGTGGCGGCGTGGCTGCTGCACAGCGACAGCGCGCCCAGCGTCACCCTCAACCTGGCAGAGCAGTACCCCGCCATGGAGGCGCAGGGCCCCATCCCCGACCTGCTGCGCAAGGTCCTCACCGCCTACGAGACG ATGATCCAGACCAGCCGGACGCTGATCGAGTCCGCCGACGCGGTGCACAGCAAGCTCATCCAGGCGCAGCAGGCAG GCATGGACTTCCACAAGGAGCTGCACCGCATTGAGGCCAaggaggggctgcggggacggAAGCTGCAGAAGGCGCTGGAGAGCTTCGCCTGGAACATCACCGTCCTGAAG GGCCAGGCCGACCTCCTGAAGCACGCCAAGGCGGAGGCGCTGGACAACCTCTGGCAGATCCACAACGCCGGGCAGTCCTGCGGCATCGGCAGGAACGGCTCGGCCTCGCCCGAGGCCTCCCGGCTGCGCGCCCCGCTGGAGCCCATCCCCGAGGCAGAAGGAGGTGGCGACACGGCGTCCTGCTGA
- the KCNH4 gene encoding potassium voltage-gated channel subfamily H member 4, whose protein sequence is MQQKCSCRFLCGADTSEAVLQRIEKVLDSKQECQTEVCFYKKGGAAFWCLLDIMPIKNEKGEVVLFLFSFKDITESRGKSHAGDKKEEKQRSKKPRSSHLRAARRQGRTVLHRLSTQFARRDRSEMKINRNVFETKPSVPEYKVASVQKARFILLHYSVFKALWDWLILLATFYVAITVPYNVCFTGTEDSLSAARSTIVSDIAVEMLFILDIALNFRTTYVSQSGQVVYEPRSICIHYVATWFFVDLIAALPFDLLYVFNVTVTSLVHLLKTVRLLRLLRLLQKLDRYSQYSAMVLTLLTSMFALLAHWMACIWYVIGRKEMESNDPLTWDIGWLHELGKRLEAPYINNSVGGPSIRSAYIASLYFTLSSLTSVGFGNVCANTDAEKIFSICTMLIGALMHAVVFGNVTAIIQRMYSRRSLYHTRMKDLKDFIRVHRLPQQLKQRMLEYFQTTWSVNNGIDANELLHDFPDELRADVAMHLNKDILQLPVFGTASRGCLRSLSLHIKTSFCAPGEYLLRQGDALQANYFVCSGSLEVLKDNVVLAILGKGDLIGADLPSKEQVIKSKADVKALTYCDLQYVGLRGLRDVLQLYPEYAAKFTADIHQDLTFNLREGGEVEGPCRFSRSPRLSQCPQPRPDGGASPEKPLPSIPEDEEEQDEAFQHSPAARRQLSLPPRSGPARRGGAGSPRGSERGSPSVRHRGEAQPSEAGGSRGKKPPRLLIPSLHAPEPPELSPR, encoded by the exons ATGCAGCAGAAGTGCAGCTGCCGCTTCCTCTGCGGGGCCGACACCAGCGAGGCCGTCCTGCAGCGCATCGAGAAGGTGCTGGACAGCAAGCAGGAGTGCCAGACCGAGGTCTGCTTCTACAAGAAGGGGG GAGCGGCGTTCTGGTGCCTGCTGGACATCATGCCCATCAAGAACGAGAAGGGGGAGGTGgtgctcttcctcttctccttcaaGGATATCACAGAGAGCCGGGGCAAGAGCCACGCGGGCGACAAGAAGGAGG agaagcagaggaGCAAAAAGCCCAGGAGCTCGCACctgcgggcggcgcggcggcagGGCCGCACGGTGCTGCACCGGCTCAGCACCCAGTTCGCCCGGCGGGACCGCAGCGAGATGAAAATCAACCGG AACGTGTTTGAGACCAAGCCGTCCGTCCCCGAGTACAAAGTGGCCTCGGTGCAGAAAGCCCGCTTCATCCTGCTCCACTACAGCGTCTTCAAGGCCCTGTGGGACTGGCTGATCCTGCTGGCCACCTTCTACGTGGCCATCACCGTCCCCTACAACGTCTGCTTCACCGGCACGGAGGACAGCCTCTCGGCCGCCCGCAGCACCATCGTCAGCGACATCGCGGTGGAGATGCTCTTCATCCTGG ATATCGCCCTGAATTTCCGGACGACGTACGTGAGCCAGTCGGGCCAGGTGGTGTACGAGCCCCGCTCCATCTGCATCCACTACGTGGCCACCTGGTTCTTCGTGGACCTGATCGCCGCCCTGCCCTTCGACCTGCTCTACGTCTTCAACGTCACCGTG ACCTCGCTGGTTCACCTGCTGAAGACGGTgcggctgctgcggctgctgcgGCTACTGCAGAAGCTGGACCGCTACTCGCAGTACAGCGCCATGGTGCTGACGCTGCTCACGTCCATGTTCGCGCTGCTGGCCCACTGGATGGCCTGCATCTGGTACGTCATCGGCCGCAAGGAGATGGAGAGCAACGACCCGCTCACCTGGGACATCG GCTGGCTGCACGAGCTGGGCAAGAGGCTGGAGGCTCCCTACATCAACAACTCGGTGGGGGGCCCCTCCATCCGCAGCGCCTACATCGCCTCCCTCTACTTCACCCTCAGCAGCCTGACCAGCGTGGGCTTCGGCAACGTCTGCGCCAACACCGACGCCGAGAAGATCTTCTCCATCTGCACCATGCTCATCGGGG CGCTGATGCACGCCGTCGTCTTCGGTAATGTCACGGCCATCATCCAGCGCATGTACTCGCGCCGCTCGCTCTACCACACCCGCATGAAGGACCTCAAGGACTTCATCCGCGTCCAccgcctgccccagcagctcaaGCAGAGGATGCTGGAGTACTTCCAGACCACCTGGTCGGTGAACAACGGCATCGACGCCAACGAG ctgctgcacgACTTCCCCGACGAGCTGCGCGCCGACGTGGCCATGCACCTGAACAAGGACATCCTGCAGCTGCCCGTCTTCGGGACGGCCAGCCGGGGCTGCCTGCGCTCCCTCTCGCTGCACATCAAGACCTCGTTCTGCGCCCCCGGCGAGTACCTGCTGCGCCAGGGCGACGCGCTGCAGGCCAACTACTTCGTCTGCTCCGGCTCCCTCGAGGTGCTGAAGGACAACGTGGTCCTGGCCATCCTGG GCAAGGGGGATTTGATCGGCGCCGACCTGCCCAGCAAGGAGCAGGTGATCAAAAGCAAGGCGGACGTGAAGGCGCTGACCTACTGCGACCTGCAGTAcgtggggctgcgggggctccgCGACGTGCTGCAGCTCTACCCCGAGTACGCCGCCAAGTTCACGGCCGACATCCACCAGGACCTGACCTTCAACCTGCGGGAGGGCGGCGAGGTGGAG GGGCCCTGCCGCTTCTCCCGCTCCCCGCGCCTCTCGCAGtg CCCGCAGCCTCGCCCGGACGGCGGTGCCAGCCCGGAGAAGCCCCTTCCCTCCATCccggaggacgaggaggagcaGGACGAGGCCTTCCAGCActcgcccgccgcccgccgccagcTCTCGCTGCCCCCCAGGAGCGGCCCCGCAcgccgggggggcgcggggagcccccggggctcGGAGCGGGGCAGCCCCTCGGTGCGGCACCGGGGGGAGGCCCAGCCCTCGGaggcggggggcagcaggggcaaGAAGCCGCCCAGGCTCCTCATCCCCTCCCTGCacgcccccgagccccccgagcTCAGCCCCAGGTAA